A genome region from Pseudomonas pergaminensis includes the following:
- a CDS encoding uracil-xanthine permease family protein produces the protein MPPESSSPSDLIYGLNDRPKPAPAFLAALQHVLAAFVGIITPPLIIGSTLGLTAHLPYLISMALMVSGVGTFIQARRPFGIGAGMICLQGTSFAFLGAVLSAGFLVKQRGGSPEDIMAMIFGVCFFGAAVQIVLSRFIGQLRRVITPLVTGIVITLIGISLIKVGITDLGGGFNAADFGAPTNLALGLFVVLTIILLNRSNTPWVRLSAIIIGLALGSLAAWFSGKLVPQALPDLPLVSVPIPLRFGFKFDWSAFLPIALIYLISSIETVGDLTANCMIARQPISGPSYISRLKGGVLGDGVSCMIAATFSAFPNTTFAQNNGVIQLTGVASRYVGLYIGVVLFCLGLFPLIGAVLQQIPKPVLGGATLVMFGSVAAAGVRILAQAPLDRRSMLIIATSFGVGLGIAAQPNLLHLMPTLVQNLFDSAITSGGLTAILLCLLLPESKAPVTAANKAPESDSLEPL, from the coding sequence ATGCCACCAGAATCTTCCAGCCCCAGCGACCTGATTTACGGCCTCAACGATCGGCCGAAACCTGCTCCGGCCTTCCTCGCTGCCCTGCAACACGTACTCGCCGCTTTCGTCGGCATCATCACCCCGCCGCTGATCATCGGCTCTACCTTGGGACTCACCGCCCATTTGCCCTACCTGATCAGCATGGCGCTGATGGTTTCCGGCGTAGGCACGTTCATCCAGGCGCGTAGACCTTTTGGTATCGGCGCCGGGATGATCTGCCTGCAAGGCACGAGCTTCGCGTTCCTCGGCGCGGTGCTGTCGGCAGGCTTCCTGGTGAAACAACGAGGTGGCAGCCCGGAGGACATCATGGCGATGATCTTTGGCGTGTGCTTTTTCGGTGCTGCGGTGCAAATCGTGTTGAGCCGGTTTATCGGCCAACTGCGTCGGGTCATCACGCCACTGGTGACGGGGATTGTCATCACCCTGATCGGCATCAGCTTGATCAAGGTCGGTATCACTGACCTTGGCGGCGGGTTCAACGCCGCCGATTTCGGCGCGCCCACCAACCTGGCACTGGGCCTGTTCGTGGTGCTGACGATCATTTTGCTCAACCGCTCCAACACCCCTTGGGTACGCCTCTCTGCAATCATCATCGGACTCGCGCTCGGCAGCCTCGCCGCCTGGTTCAGCGGCAAACTCGTGCCCCAGGCCCTACCCGACCTGCCGCTGGTCAGCGTGCCGATTCCGCTCCGCTTTGGTTTCAAGTTCGACTGGAGCGCTTTCCTGCCGATCGCGCTGATTTATCTGATCAGCAGCATCGAAACCGTTGGCGACCTCACCGCCAACTGCATGATCGCCCGTCAGCCCATCAGCGGCCCCTCTTATATAAGCCGGCTCAAGGGCGGCGTACTCGGCGACGGCGTGAGCTGCATGATCGCTGCCACTTTCAGCGCCTTCCCCAACACCACCTTCGCGCAGAACAACGGCGTGATCCAACTCACTGGCGTGGCCAGCCGTTACGTTGGCCTCTACATCGGCGTGGTGCTGTTTTGCCTGGGCCTGTTTCCGTTGATTGGTGCCGTGCTGCAGCAAATCCCCAAACCGGTACTGGGCGGCGCAACCCTGGTGATGTTCGGGAGTGTGGCCGCCGCCGGCGTGCGCATTCTTGCCCAGGCTCCGCTGGACCGGCGCAGCATGCTGATCATCGCCACCTCGTTTGGCGTCGGCCTGGGTATCGCCGCCCAACCGAACCTGCTGCACCTGATGCCAACGCTGGTGCAGAACCTGTTTGACTCGGCCATCACCAGCGGCGGGCTGACGGCCATCCTGTTGTGCCTGCTGCTGCCGGAAAGCAAAGCGCCCGTGACTGCCGCAAACAAAGCGCCGGAAAGCGACAGTCTGGAACCGCTTTGA
- a CDS encoding aspartate aminotransferase family protein: MNMPENAPSSLASQLKLDAHWMPYTANRNFQRDPRLIVAAEGSWLTDDKGRKVYDSLSGLWTCGAGHTRKEIQEAVAKQLGTLDYSPGFQYGHPLSFQLAEKITDLTPGNLNHVFFTDSGSECADTAVKMVRAYWRLKGQATKTKMIGRARGYHGVNIAGTSLGGVNGNRKLFGQGLMDVDHLPHTLLASNAFSRGMPEQGGIALADELLKLIELHDASNIAAVFVEPMAGSAGVLVPPQGYLKRLREICDQHNILLVFDEVITGFGRTGSMFGADSFGVTPDLMCIAKQVTNGAIPMGAVIASSEIYQTFMNQATPEYAVEFPHGYTYSAHPVACAAGLAALDLLQKENLVQSVAEVAPHFENALHGLKGSKNVIDIRNYGLAGAIQIAPRDGDAIVRPFEAGMALWKAGFYVRFGGDTLQFGPTFNSKPQDLDRLFDAVGEVLNKID, translated from the coding sequence ATGAACATGCCCGAAAACGCCCCATCGTCCCTGGCCAGCCAATTGAAGCTGGATGCTCACTGGATGCCGTACACCGCCAACCGTAACTTCCAGCGTGACCCGCGCCTGATCGTTGCTGCCGAAGGAAGCTGGCTGACTGATGACAAGGGCCGCAAGGTGTACGACTCGCTGTCGGGCCTGTGGACGTGCGGCGCTGGGCACACCCGCAAGGAAATCCAGGAAGCGGTCGCCAAGCAACTGGGCACGCTGGACTACTCGCCGGGCTTCCAATACGGTCATCCGCTGTCCTTTCAACTGGCGGAAAAGATCACCGACCTGACCCCAGGCAACCTGAACCACGTGTTCTTCACCGACTCCGGCTCCGAGTGCGCCGATACCGCGGTGAAGATGGTGCGTGCGTACTGGCGTCTAAAAGGCCAGGCCACCAAGACCAAGATGATCGGCCGCGCCCGTGGTTACCACGGTGTGAACATCGCCGGCACCAGCCTGGGTGGCGTCAACGGTAACCGTAAGCTGTTTGGCCAGGGTTTGATGGACGTTGACCATTTGCCGCACACCTTGCTGGCAAGCAATGCCTTCTCCCGTGGCATGCCGGAGCAGGGCGGTATCGCGCTGGCCGACGAACTGCTCAAGCTGATCGAATTGCACGATGCGTCGAACATCGCCGCAGTCTTTGTCGAGCCAATGGCCGGCTCCGCTGGCGTGCTGGTACCGCCGCAGGGCTACCTCAAGCGTCTGCGTGAGATCTGTGATCAACACAACATCCTGCTGGTGTTCGACGAAGTGATCACCGGTTTCGGCCGTACTGGCTCAATGTTTGGTGCCGACAGCTTCGGTGTGACCCCGGACCTGATGTGCATCGCCAAGCAAGTCACCAACGGCGCTATCCCGATGGGCGCCGTGATTGCCAGCAGCGAGATCTATCAGACCTTCATGAACCAGGCGACGCCGGAGTACGCGGTGGAATTCCCCCACGGCTATACCTATTCGGCGCACCCGGTAGCCTGTGCGGCCGGCCTGGCGGCGTTGGACCTGTTGCAGAAGGAAAACCTGGTGCAGAGCGTGGCCGAAGTCGCACCGCACTTTGAGAATGCGCTGCATGGCCTGAAGGGCAGCAAGAACGTGATCGACATTCGCAACTACGGTCTGGCCGGCGCGATCCAGATCGCCCCGCGTGACGGCGATGCCATCGTGCGACCATTCGAGGCCGGCATGGCCTTGTGGAAAGCAGGTTTCTACGTGCGTTTTGGCGGCGACACCCTGCAGTTCGGGCCAACCTTTAACAGCAAGCCGCAAGACCTGGATCGCCTGTTCGATGCGGTCGGTGAAGTGCTGAACAAGATCGACTGA
- a CDS encoding TetR/AcrR family transcriptional regulator — translation MSLEVPAHSNQAGKPASRIRQKNEQAILQAAEDEFARHGFKGTSMNTIAASAGLPKANLHYYFTNKLGLYIAVLSNILELWDSTFNALTAEDDPAVALTRYIRTKMEFSRRHPQASRIFAMEIISGGECLTEYFSQDYRAWFSGRAAVFQAWIDAGKMDPIDPVHLIFLLWGSTQHYADFATQICRVTGRTKLTKQDMEDAGTNLIHIILKGCGIKPVY, via the coding sequence ATGAGCCTCGAAGTTCCTGCCCACAGCAACCAAGCCGGTAAACCCGCCAGCCGCATTCGGCAAAAGAACGAACAAGCGATTCTCCAGGCTGCTGAAGATGAGTTCGCGCGCCATGGCTTCAAAGGCACCAGCATGAACACCATCGCTGCCAGTGCCGGACTGCCGAAGGCCAACCTGCATTACTACTTCACTAACAAGCTGGGGCTGTACATCGCGGTGCTCAGCAATATCCTCGAACTGTGGGACAGCACCTTCAACGCGCTGACCGCCGAGGATGACCCAGCCGTGGCGCTCACCCGCTACATCCGCACCAAGATGGAGTTTTCGCGACGCCACCCCCAGGCCTCGCGGATCTTCGCCATGGAGATTATCAGCGGCGGCGAATGCCTGACCGAATATTTCAGCCAGGACTACCGCGCCTGGTTCAGCGGCCGCGCGGCCGTGTTCCAGGCTTGGATCGACGCCGGCAAGATGGACCCCATAGACCCCGTGCACCTGATCTTCCTGTTGTGGGGCAGCACCCAGCACTACGCCGACTTTGCCACCCAGATTTGCCGCGTCACCGGTCGTACCAAGCTGACCAAGCAGGACATGGAAGACGCCGGCACCAACCTGATCCACATCATTCTCAAGGGCTGTGGCATCAAGCCCGTCTATTAA
- a CDS encoding SDR family oxidoreductase: protein MSTPKTALIIGASRGLGLGLVKQLLQDGWDVTATVRDPSRADALKAVGPVKIEKLDMDDQQAVIALSQRLKERTFDLLFVNAGVKGPANQEPGHATLAEVGQLFFTNAVAPINLAQRFVGQIRKDSGVLAFMSSVLGSVTIPDGSDLALYKASKAALNSMTNSFITQLGDHKLTVLSLHPGWVKTDMGGENAHIDVDTSVRGLVDQVNAYTGKGGHHFIDYKGDTIAW, encoded by the coding sequence ATGTCTACGCCAAAAACCGCATTGATCATCGGCGCCTCGCGCGGGCTGGGCCTTGGCTTGGTCAAGCAACTGTTGCAGGACGGTTGGGACGTGACGGCCACCGTGCGCGATCCGAGCAGGGCCGATGCCCTGAAGGCCGTCGGCCCAGTAAAGATCGAAAAACTCGACATGGACGACCAGCAAGCCGTGATCGCCCTGAGCCAACGCCTGAAGGAACGGACCTTTGACCTGCTGTTCGTCAACGCCGGCGTCAAGGGCCCCGCCAATCAAGAGCCGGGCCACGCCACCTTGGCAGAAGTCGGCCAACTGTTCTTCACCAACGCCGTAGCGCCGATCAACCTCGCCCAGCGTTTTGTCGGGCAAATTCGTAAAGACAGCGGCGTATTGGCCTTCATGAGTTCGGTACTGGGTAGCGTGACCATCCCCGACGGCTCCGACCTGGCGCTGTACAAAGCCAGCAAGGCGGCACTCAACTCCATGACCAACAGCTTTATTACCCAGCTGGGCGACCATAAGTTGACCGTGCTGTCGTTGCACCCAGGCTGGGTGAAGACCGACATGGGCGGTGAAAACGCACACATCGACGTCGACACCAGCGTGCGCGGCCTGGTGGACCAGGTGAACGCCTACACTGGCAAAGGCGGCCATCATTTCATCGATTACAAAGGCGACACCATCGCCTGGTAA
- a CDS encoding LysR family transcriptional regulator — MSSRRPDPLAQVSDFDIRLLRIFRSVVECGGFSAAETVLGIGRSAISQQMSDLEQRLGLRLCQRGRAGFSLTEEGREVYQSALQLLSALESFRTEVNGLHQHLRGELIIGLTDNLVTLPHMRITHALAQLKERGPDVQIQIRMIAPNEVEQGVLDGRLHVGVVPQASALSGLEYQPLYSERSLLYCAVGHPLFYADDKQLDDARIDAQDAIAPTFRLPAEIQAHYQALNCTASASDREGMAFLILTGRYIGYLPDHYASLWVQQGRLRALKPATRFYDLSLASVTRKGRRPHLVLESFLESLAATR; from the coding sequence ATGAGCAGCCGTCGACCCGACCCTTTGGCCCAAGTCAGTGACTTCGATATCCGCCTGCTGCGCATCTTTCGCAGCGTGGTGGAATGCGGCGGCTTTTCGGCGGCCGAAACCGTATTGGGCATCGGGCGTTCGGCGATCAGCCAGCAAATGAGCGATCTCGAACAACGGCTCGGATTAAGACTGTGCCAACGCGGCCGCGCCGGTTTTTCCCTGACCGAAGAGGGCCGCGAGGTCTATCAGTCGGCCCTGCAACTATTAAGTGCTCTGGAAAGCTTTCGTACCGAAGTCAACGGCCTGCACCAGCATCTGCGTGGCGAGCTGATCATCGGCCTCACCGACAACCTCGTCACCCTGCCCCACATGCGCATCACCCACGCACTCGCACAGTTAAAGGAGCGCGGCCCGGACGTGCAGATCCAGATTCGCATGATCGCTCCCAATGAAGTCGAGCAAGGGGTCCTCGACGGCCGCCTGCATGTCGGCGTGGTGCCACAGGCCAGCGCACTGTCGGGTCTGGAATACCAGCCGCTGTACAGCGAGCGCTCCCTGCTCTACTGCGCGGTGGGCCACCCGCTGTTCTATGCCGACGATAAACAACTGGACGATGCACGCATCGATGCCCAAGACGCCATCGCCCCAACCTTTCGCTTGCCCGCCGAGATCCAGGCCCATTACCAGGCGCTCAACTGCACCGCCAGCGCCTCTGACCGAGAAGGCATGGCGTTCCTGATTCTCACCGGCCGCTACATCGGCTACCTGCCTGATCACTACGCCAGCCTATGGGTACAACAAGGCCGACTGCGTGCGCTGAAACCGGCTACACGGTTTTACGATTTAAGCCTCGCATCGGTCACGCGCAAAGGCCGTCGCCCCCATTTGGTGCTGGAAAGCTTCCTCGAAAGCCTGGCTGCAACGCGCTAG
- a CDS encoding CoA-acylating methylmalonate-semialdehyde dehydrogenase: protein MSLIQHLINGELINDSGRSADVYNPSTGQVIHQVPLASRETIQQAIDAAKAAFPAWRNTPPAKRAQVMFRFKQLLEQNEARISQLISEEHGKTLEDAAGELKRGIENVEYACSAPEILKGEYSRNVGPNIDAWSDFQPLGVVAGITPFNFPAMVPLWMYPLAIVCGNCFILKPSERDPSSTLLIAQLLQEAGLPKGVLSVVHGDKGAVDALIEAPEVKALSFVGSTPIAEYIYSEATRRGKRVQALGGAKNHAVLMPDADLDNAVSALMGAAYGSCGERCMAISVAVCVGDQVADALIAKLVPQVKALKIGAGTSCGLDMGPLVTGQARDKVSGYIEDGVSSGAKLVVDGRGLSVAGHEEGFFLGGSLFDHVTPEMRIYKEEIFGPVLCVVRVASLEAAMQLINDHEYGNGTCIFTRDGEAARLFCDEIEVGMVGVNVPLPVPVAYHSFGGWKRSLFGDLHAYGPDGVRFYTRRKAITQRWPQRASHEASQFAFPSL, encoded by the coding sequence ATGAGCCTTATCCAGCATTTGATCAACGGTGAATTGATCAACGACAGCGGTCGCAGTGCCGACGTGTACAACCCGTCCACCGGCCAGGTGATCCACCAGGTGCCGCTGGCCAGCCGTGAAACCATTCAACAGGCGATCGACGCAGCCAAGGCGGCGTTCCCGGCGTGGCGTAATACCCCGCCGGCCAAACGCGCCCAAGTGATGTTCCGTTTCAAGCAGTTGCTGGAGCAGAACGAAGCGCGTATCTCCCAATTGATCAGCGAAGAGCACGGCAAGACGCTGGAAGATGCCGCGGGTGAGCTGAAGCGTGGGATCGAGAACGTCGAGTACGCGTGTTCGGCGCCGGAAATTCTGAAGGGCGAGTACAGTCGTAACGTAGGGCCGAACATTGATGCTTGGTCGGATTTCCAACCGCTGGGTGTAGTGGCTGGTATCACGCCGTTCAACTTCCCGGCGATGGTGCCGTTGTGGATGTACCCGCTGGCGATCGTCTGTGGCAACTGTTTCATCCTCAAGCCATCGGAGCGTGATCCAAGCTCGACGCTATTGATCGCACAGCTGCTGCAGGAGGCCGGTCTGCCTAAAGGCGTGTTGAGCGTGGTGCACGGCGACAAGGGCGCGGTGGATGCGCTGATCGAAGCACCGGAAGTGAAAGCGCTGAGCTTCGTGGGCTCGACGCCGATTGCCGAGTACATCTATTCCGAAGCAACCAGGCGCGGCAAACGCGTCCAGGCGTTGGGTGGGGCGAAGAACCACGCGGTACTGATGCCGGATGCGGATTTGGACAACGCCGTCAGTGCTCTGATGGGCGCGGCATACGGTTCCTGCGGCGAGCGTTGCATGGCGATCTCGGTGGCCGTGTGCGTGGGCGACCAGGTGGCGGATGCGTTGATCGCCAAGCTCGTGCCGCAGGTCAAGGCATTGAAGATCGGTGCGGGCACCTCTTGCGGGCTGGATATGGGGCCGCTGGTGACCGGGCAGGCTCGGGATAAAGTCAGCGGCTATATAGAAGACGGTGTTTCATCGGGCGCCAAGTTGGTGGTTGATGGTCGCGGTCTGAGCGTTGCGGGCCACGAGGAGGGGTTCTTCCTGGGTGGCAGTCTGTTTGATCATGTGACGCCTGAAATGCGTATCTACAAAGAAGAGATCTTTGGGCCGGTGCTGTGTGTGGTGCGAGTGGCTAGCCTGGAAGCGGCGATGCAACTGATCAATGATCACGAATACGGTAACGGAACGTGCATCTTCACCCGTGACGGTGAAGCGGCGCGGCTGTTCTGTGACGAGATTGAAGTGGGCATGGTGGGCGTTAACGTTCCACTGCCGGTGCCGGTGGCCTATCACAGCTTTGGTGGCTGGAAGCGTTCGCTGTTTGGCGACCTGCATGCCTATGGGCCGGATGGGGTGCGTTTCTACACCCGTCGTAAGGCGATTACCCAGCGTTGGCCGCAACGGGCCAGCCATGAAGCGTCTCAGTTTGCCTTCCCTAGTTTGTAA
- a CDS encoding IMPACT family protein, with protein sequence MPFTLTGLCEFREEIRKSRFITLAAPITSAQDAQAFFEQHSDLNATHNCWAWKLADQYRSNDDGEPGGTAGRPILAAIEAQGFDQVAVLVIRWYGGIQLGTGGLARAYGGGANKCLQNADRIELISRVPLSCACGFAELNLVKLRVAELGGLVVDETFTANGVELQLALGEAHIDTLQTQLADLSRGRILLQR encoded by the coding sequence ATGCCTTTCACGCTCACCGGCCTTTGCGAGTTTCGCGAAGAAATACGCAAAAGCCGCTTTATTACCCTCGCCGCACCGATCACCAGCGCGCAAGACGCCCAGGCGTTTTTCGAGCAACACAGCGACCTGAACGCCACGCACAATTGCTGGGCCTGGAAACTGGCCGACCAATACCGCAGCAATGACGACGGCGAACCCGGCGGCACCGCCGGGCGCCCGATCCTCGCAGCCATCGAGGCGCAAGGTTTTGATCAGGTCGCGGTGTTGGTGATTCGCTGGTACGGCGGCATCCAATTGGGCACCGGCGGCCTCGCCCGCGCCTACGGTGGCGGCGCGAATAAATGCCTGCAAAATGCCGACCGCATCGAACTGATCAGCCGTGTCCCCTTGAGCTGCGCCTGCGGGTTCGCCGAGCTGAACCTGGTGAAATTGCGCGTTGCTGAACTGGGCGGGCTGGTGGTCGACGAAACCTTCACCGCCAATGGCGTCGAGTTGCAACTCGCCTTGGGCGAAGCGCATATCGATACCCTGCAGACTCAGCTTGCCGACCTCAGCCGTGGGCGTATCCTGCTACAACGCTGA